Proteins from one Cicer arietinum cultivar CDC Frontier isolate Library 1 chromosome 3, Cicar.CDCFrontier_v2.0, whole genome shotgun sequence genomic window:
- the LOC101506720 gene encoding uncharacterized protein isoform X1 produces the protein MKARTLVTDDGGNSDSRHDKGLTEDNTQVDLRGENGKGDEEDVCFKCSHGGTLWRCCGRGCQRGYHPSCLDPPLKFLPLGFWHCISCVEKKIKLGVHSVSKGVECILDSQDVVSKGEVMRREYFVKYQGLAHAHNRWITEKQMLTVAPKLLEKYKKKQQAVRWKKDWSMPHRLLMKRDIILSKQNAHPFDGHDENDSICRYEWLVKWTGLGYDHVTWELDDTSFMTSSKGMKLVDNYESLRMRSDGLSNPLEANEERKVFFTELSVIPYGDSPGLYNQHLSYVNRLRMCWHKGQSAVIVDDQIDQERVRKVILFILSLSCNVKRPFLIISTSTGISAWETEFLHLAPSANVVVYKGNKDVRCSIRALEFYNEDGGILFQILLSSSEIIIEDLHALRYIQWEAIIIDECQRSKILGHIDNINILAAEMRLLLISGQIKEDRADYIKLLSFLQSGHDELNISMKETYLSASISNLKSQLEQYIAFKGNSGSSRFIEYWVPAQLSSLQLEQYCSMLLSNSMLLCSGQKYDSVDALRDLIISTRKCCNHPFLLNQSLNSLLIRGLPVEEHLDIGIRASGKLQLLEKILFEAKTRELRVIIIFQSSGGSGSIGDILDDVLCHKFGKDCYVRYGRGYIPSKKQAALDTFNDRESGKFVFLIESRACLPSVKLSSVDTVILFDSDWDPQNDLKCVQKMSISSKFNELTVLRLYSYFTVEERVLMLAKEGVALDSNMQLVNQSSTYHTLLKWGASYLFSKLDDFHGSDTSVSASDISDQSILNDVICELSSKLVCDRDGSDCHGQSFLSRVQQNGAEYAKSISLLGEREMKKLSNETHTFSWSDHLKGRNPQWKFLPVSSQRIRKTVEYFHHIPEGSEYENDSIICKRRTESKDNVYPTRKKVSKDNVDPEERKVTKDNVDPKRRKVSEDIVGTKRKELSKGVADPKTRKLSKNIIDDAERRKASKEVIDSKGRKVSVDTVGSKYLKKKWKNKKNGRASKRERKLNGAAVMNKHIPKQKKLPDMPKNTKFLSKPDISGLCDVLHFSENVKAVAMMILEYVFKHYDVNNCREVSTVQAFQISVCWLAASLLKHKIDKKHSVDLAKRHLNFNCKEEEASYVYNELQKYEKDFSSCLQNELCVEKSNMNGGSDSLTPELIDLVEEEKQKGFQHPHVLNSMKFASNEPDLPRKSPKTVLFSQDQIYTENFHNGPFMAHENSTSQQTPGSLPVEADATSKESDADERMNAMSSVAAEVSSLEHRNKNPNSSNDLNDVNPDTCSLKRQCPIVSSEITQSDGKVSEDPQTLMIEVIDIDNSMNMSTHPAQLHNVEMDAVTCDSTAVPEVRYRFGIGSPVRGESTTSEFAEVQPSNANLMPLLQTSLSASPSFMEDLSSTVMPLERFVCHYNSGRDHGHTHEAEEILQALMDSVEPVNSSFVLPVTSQPSSYATENENATRAPYDITNPECMSSGPFQLHYATSGMPRFADSDSLLIEMARIRKMNEEACKIHEENILQLQSDFKKEFEELGEKYSMLHQNLDIAVALKNKELETQRNIVRMHMLLAEAWILPDSF, from the exons ATGAAAGCTCGAACTCTTGTTACTGAT GATGGAGGGAATTCTGATTCAAGGCATGACAAGGGATTAACTGAAGATAATACACAAGTGGATCTTCGTGGGGAAAATGGAAAAGGTGACGAGGAAGATGTATGTTTCAAGTGCTCGCATGGAGGAACACTCTG GCGTTGTTGTGGAAGAGGATGTCAAAGGGGGTATCACCCATCTTGTCTGGACCCTCCTCTCAAATTTCTTCCTCTAGGGTTTTGGCATTGTATTTCGTgtgttgagaaaaaaataaagctCGGTGTGCATTCAGTTTCTAAAGGGGTGGAATGCATATTGGACTCCCAAGATGTGGTTTCAAAAGGTGAAG TGATGCGAAGGGAGTACTTTGTCAAGTATCAGGGCCTCGCTCATGCTCACAACCGTTGGATTACAGAAAAACAAATGCTTACTGTGGCTCCAAAGCTTTTGGAAAAGTATAAGAAGAAACAACAG GCTGTCAGGTGGAAAAAAGATTGGAGTATGCCTCACCGATTGCTTATGAAAAGGGATATTATATTGTCCAAGCAAAATGCTCACCCTTTTGATGGACATGATGAGAATGATTCAATTTGCCGCTATGAGTGGCTTGTGAAATGGACCGGTCTTGGTTATGATCATGTTACATGGGAGTTAGATGACACTTCATTTATGACATCATCTAAAGGCATGAAACTCGTGGACAATTATGAAAGTCTTCGAATGAGATCAGATGGACTGTCAAATCCTCTTGAAGCTAATGAG GAGAGAAAAGTTTTTTTTACCGAATTATCAGTGATACCATATGGAGATTCACCAGGATTGTATAACCAGCATTTGAGTTATGTGAACAGGCTTCGCATGTGTTGGCACAAAGGTCAGAGTgctgttattgttgatgatcaAATTGACCAG GAGCGGGTTAGGAAGgtgattttgtttatattatctTTGAGTTGTAATGTGAAAAGGCCTTTTCTCATCATCTCAACTTCCACTGGCATCTCTGCATGGGAAACAGAATTCTTACATTTGGCACCATCTGCCAATGTTGTAGTTTACAAGGGAAACAAAGATGTACGCTGTAGCATCAGGGCATTAGAGTTTTATAATGAAGATGgtggtattttatttcaaatattactATCATCATCTGAAATTATTATTGAG GACTTACATGCACTAAGATACATTCAATGGGAAGCAATAATAATTGATGAATGCCAGCGATCCAAAATTTTAGGTCACATTGACAACATCAACATTCTCGCAGCTGAGATGAGGCTCCTTCTCATTAGTGGACAAATCAAG GAAGATCGAGCTGACTATATCAAACTGCTTTCATTCCTTCAGTCTGGACATGATGAGTTAAATATTTCTATGAAGGAGACTTACCTATCTGCAAGCATTTCCAATTTGAAGAGTCAATTGGAACAATATATTGCATTTAAGGGCAATTCTGGCTCCAGCAGGTTTATAGAGTATTGGGTTCCTGCCCAGCTTTCTAGTTTGCAGCTTGAGCAGTATTGTTCGATGCTGCTTTCAAACTCAATGTTATTATGCTCAGGCCAAAAGTATGACTCAGTTGACGCCCTCCGTGACCTTATTATTTCAACCAGGAAG TGCTGCAACCACCCTTTTCTTCTCAACCAGTCACTGAATAGTTTATTGATTAGAGGTCTACCTGTTGAAGAGCATTTAGATATTGGAATAAGAGCAAGTGGAAAACTGCAACTTCTTGaaaaaatcctttttgaagCTAAAACTCGTGAGCTAAGAGTGATAATAATATTTCAG TCTAGTGGTGGTTCTGGATCAATTGGagatattttggatgatgttcTCTGTCACAAATTTGGAAAAGATTGCTATGTACGATATGGTAGGGGTTACATTCCTTCAAAGAAACAAGCTGCTTTGGATACTTTTAATGATAGAGAAAGTGGcaaatttgttttcttgataGAGAGCCGTGCTTGTCTCCCTAGCGTTAAGCTCTCATCTGTAGATACTGTTATATTATTTGACAGTGACTGGGACCcgcaaaatgacctaaaatgcGTACAAAAGATGTCTATCAGCTCAAAGTTTAACGAGTTAACAGTTTTGAGATTGTACTCATACTTCACTGTTGAAGAAAGGGTTTTAATGCTTGCAAAAGAGGGTGTAGCTCTTGACAGCAATATGCAGTTAGTTAACCAGAGTAGTACTTATCACACCCTGCTAAAATGGGGTGCTTCCTATCTGTTTAGTAAGCTTGACGACTTTCACGGAAGTGACACCTCAGTGTCTGCTTCAGATATCTCTGATCAGTCAATTCTAAATGATGTAATCTGTGAATTATCATCCAAATTAGTTTGTGATAGGGATGGCAGTGATTGTCACGGACAGTCATTCTTATCAAGAGTACAACAGAATGGAGCGGAATATGCAAAGAGCATTTCATTGCTAGGAGAAAGagaaatgaagaaattgagCAATGAAACACATACTTTTTCCTGGAGTGATCACCTCAAAGGAAGGAATCCTCAATGGAAGTTTTTGCCTGTTTCGTCTCAAAGGATCAGAAAAACAGTTGAATATTTTCATCACATACCAGAAGGATCTGAATATGAAAATGATTCCATTATATGTAAGAGGAGGACAGAGTCCAAGGATAATGTTTATCCCACAAGAAAGAAAGTGTCCAAGGATAATGTAGATCCCGAGGAGAGGAAAGTCACCAAGGATAATGTTGACCCCAAAAGAAGGAAAGTGTCTGAGGATATTGTTGGTACAAAGAGGAAGGAATTGTCAAAGGGTGTTGCTGATCCTAAGACTAGGAAGTTGTCCAAGAATATTATTGATGATGCAGAGAGGAGGAAAGCGTCCAAGGAAGTTATTGATTCCAAGGGCAGGAAAGTGTCTGTGGATACTGTTGGttccaaatatttgaaaaaaaagtgGAAGAACAAGAAGAATGGACGGGCTAGTAAAAGGGAAAGGAAATTGAATG GAGCAGCTGTAATGAACAAACATATTCCAAAACAAAAGAAACTGCCTGACATGCCCAAGAACACCAAATTCTTGTCAAAGCCGGATATATCAGGTCTATGTGATGTTCTACACTTTTCG GAAAATGTCAAGGCTGTCGCTATGATGATTCTTGAGTATGTATTCAAACATTACGATGTTAATAATTGCCGGGAAGTTTCTACAGTGCAGGCATTTCAAATATCTGTG TGTTGGCTAGCAGCTTCTTTGTTGAaacacaagattgataaaaaacaTTCAGTTGACCTTGCAAAACGGCACTTGAATTTCAATTGCAAGGAGGAAGAAGCCTCCTATGTTTACAATGAACTGCAGAAGTATGAGAAGGATTTTTCAAGCTGTTTACAAAATGAACTTTGTGTTGAGAAAAGTAATATGAATGGCGGTTCAGACTCCTTGACACCCGAGCTGATTGATTTGGTAGAGGAGGAGAAGCAGAAGGGTTTTCAGCATCCTCATGTTTTAAATAGTATGAAATTTGCCTCAAATGAACCCGATCTTCCAAGAAAATCTCCCAAAACAGTGCTATTTTCACAAGACCAGATTTATACAGAAAATTTTCATAACGGACCTTTTATGGCTCATGAAAATTCTACATCTCAACAGACCCCTGGTAGTTTGCCTGTGGAAGCAGATGCTACTTCCAAGGAATCTGATGCAGATGAGAGAATGAATGCCATGTCCTCAGTAGCAGCCGAAGTTTCATCCCTCGAGCACCGGAATAAAAACCCCAATTCAAGTAATGATCTCAATGATGTCAACCCTGATACTTGTTCTTTGAAAAGACAGTGTCCCATTGTAAGTTCAGAGATTACACAATCTGATGGAAAAGTTTCTGAAGATCCTCAAACATTAATGATTGAAGTGATTGACATTGACAATTCTATGAATATGTCAACTCATCCTGCACAACTTCACAATGTTGAGATGGATGCTGTAACTTGTGATAGTACTGCTGTACCTGAGGTCAGATATCGGTTTGGTATAGGGAGTCCTGTACGCGGTGAGTCAACTACTTCAGAGTTTGCAGAGGTGCAACCATCAAACGCAAATTTGATGCCATTACTGCAG ACGTCTTTGTCAGCTAGTCCATCTTTTATGGAGGACTTATCTAGTACAGTCATGCCTCTAGAGAGATTTGTGTGTCATTATAACAGTGGTCGAGATCATGGTCACACTCACGAGGCTGAAGAAATATTGCAAGCACTGATGGACTCAGTGGAACCAGTTAACTCTTCCTTTGTTTTGCCAGTGACATCTCAACCCTCCAGTTACGCAACTGAAAATGAAAATGCTACGCGTGCTCCTTATGACATTACTAATCCTGAATGTATGAGCAGTGGTCCTTTTCAACTTCATTATGCGACATCTGGAATGCCCCGGTTTGCAGACTCTGACTCATTGCTAATTGAAATGGCGCGGATAAGAAAGATGAATGAAGAAGCCTGCAAGATACACGAGGAAAAT ATATTGCAGCTGCAGTCTGACTTCAAAAAGGAGTTTGAAGAGTTAGGTGAAAAGTACAGTATGTTGCATCAAAATCTCGATATTGCAGTAGCATTAAAGAATAAGGAACTTGAGACACAACGTAATATCGTTCGCATGCATATGCTATTAGCTGAGGCTTGGATCCTACCTGATAGTTTCTAA
- the LOC101506720 gene encoding chromo domain-containing protein 1-like isoform X4, whose translation MKARTLVTDDGGNSDSRHDKGLTEDNTQVDLRGENGKGDEEDVCFKCSHGGTLWRCCGRGCQRGYHPSCLDPPLKFLPLGFWHCISCVEKKIKLGVHSVSKGVECILDSQDVVSKGEVMRREYFVKYQGLAHAHNRWITEKQMLTVAPKLLEKYKKKQQAVRWKKDWSMPHRLLMKRDIILSKQNAHPFDGHDENDSICRYEWLVKWTGLGYDHVTWELDDTSFMTSSKGMKLVDNYESLRMRSDGLSNPLEANEERKVFFTELSVIPYGDSPGLYNQHLSYVNRLRMCWHKGQSAVIVDDQIDQERVRKVILFILSLSCNVKRPFLIISTSTGISAWETEFLHLAPSANVVVYKGNKDVRCSIRALEFYNEDGGILFQILLSSSEIIIEDLHALRYIQWEAIIIDECQRSKILGHIDNINILAAEMRLLLISGQIKEDRADYIKLLSFLQSGHDELNISMKETYLSASISNLKSQLEQYIAFKGNSGSSRFIEYWVPAQLSSLQLEQYCSMLLSNSMLLCSGQKYDSVDALRDLIISTRKCCNHPFLLNQSLNSLLIRGLPVEEHLDIGIRASGKLQLLEKILFEAKTRELRVIIIFQSSGGSGSIGDILDDVLCHKFGKDCYVRYGRGYIPSKKQAALDTFNDRESGKFVFLIESRACLPSVKLSSVDTVILFDSDWDPQNDLKCVQKMSISSKFNELTVLRLYSYFTVEERVLMLAKEGVALDSNMQLVNQSSTYHTLLKWGASYLFSKLDDFHGSDTSVSASDISDQSILNDVICELSSKLVCDRDGSDCHGQSFLSRVQQNGAEYAKSISLLGEREMKKLSNETHTFSWSDHLKGRNPQWKFLPVSSQRIRKTVEYFHHIPEGSEYENDSIICKRRTESKDNVYPTRKKVSKDNVDPEERKVTKDNVDPKRRKVSEDIVGTKRKELSKGVADPKTRKLSKNIIDDAERRKASKEVIDSKGRKVSVDTVGSKYLKKKWKNKKNGRASKRERKLNGAAVMNKHIPKQKKLPDMPKNTKFLSKPDISGLCDVLHFSENVKAVAMMILEYVFKHYDVNNCREVSTVQAFQISVCWLAASLLKHKIDKKHSVDLAKRHLNFNCKEEEASYVYNELQKYEKDFSSCLQNELCVEKSNMNGGSDSLTPELIDLVEEEKQKGFQHPHVLNSMKFASNEPDLPRKSPKTVLFSQDQIYTENFHNGPFMAHENSTSQQTPGSLPVEADATSKESDADERMNAMSSVAAEVSSLEHRNKNPNSSNDLNDVNPDTCSLKRQCPIVSSEITQSDGKVSEDPQTLMIEVIDIDNSMNMSTHPAQLHNVEMDAVTCDSTAVPEVRYRFGIGSPVRGESTTSEFAEVQPSNANLMPLLQVKILNCFFFCGTSVWQNILKFNEVRT comes from the exons ATGAAAGCTCGAACTCTTGTTACTGAT GATGGAGGGAATTCTGATTCAAGGCATGACAAGGGATTAACTGAAGATAATACACAAGTGGATCTTCGTGGGGAAAATGGAAAAGGTGACGAGGAAGATGTATGTTTCAAGTGCTCGCATGGAGGAACACTCTG GCGTTGTTGTGGAAGAGGATGTCAAAGGGGGTATCACCCATCTTGTCTGGACCCTCCTCTCAAATTTCTTCCTCTAGGGTTTTGGCATTGTATTTCGTgtgttgagaaaaaaataaagctCGGTGTGCATTCAGTTTCTAAAGGGGTGGAATGCATATTGGACTCCCAAGATGTGGTTTCAAAAGGTGAAG TGATGCGAAGGGAGTACTTTGTCAAGTATCAGGGCCTCGCTCATGCTCACAACCGTTGGATTACAGAAAAACAAATGCTTACTGTGGCTCCAAAGCTTTTGGAAAAGTATAAGAAGAAACAACAG GCTGTCAGGTGGAAAAAAGATTGGAGTATGCCTCACCGATTGCTTATGAAAAGGGATATTATATTGTCCAAGCAAAATGCTCACCCTTTTGATGGACATGATGAGAATGATTCAATTTGCCGCTATGAGTGGCTTGTGAAATGGACCGGTCTTGGTTATGATCATGTTACATGGGAGTTAGATGACACTTCATTTATGACATCATCTAAAGGCATGAAACTCGTGGACAATTATGAAAGTCTTCGAATGAGATCAGATGGACTGTCAAATCCTCTTGAAGCTAATGAG GAGAGAAAAGTTTTTTTTACCGAATTATCAGTGATACCATATGGAGATTCACCAGGATTGTATAACCAGCATTTGAGTTATGTGAACAGGCTTCGCATGTGTTGGCACAAAGGTCAGAGTgctgttattgttgatgatcaAATTGACCAG GAGCGGGTTAGGAAGgtgattttgtttatattatctTTGAGTTGTAATGTGAAAAGGCCTTTTCTCATCATCTCAACTTCCACTGGCATCTCTGCATGGGAAACAGAATTCTTACATTTGGCACCATCTGCCAATGTTGTAGTTTACAAGGGAAACAAAGATGTACGCTGTAGCATCAGGGCATTAGAGTTTTATAATGAAGATGgtggtattttatttcaaatattactATCATCATCTGAAATTATTATTGAG GACTTACATGCACTAAGATACATTCAATGGGAAGCAATAATAATTGATGAATGCCAGCGATCCAAAATTTTAGGTCACATTGACAACATCAACATTCTCGCAGCTGAGATGAGGCTCCTTCTCATTAGTGGACAAATCAAG GAAGATCGAGCTGACTATATCAAACTGCTTTCATTCCTTCAGTCTGGACATGATGAGTTAAATATTTCTATGAAGGAGACTTACCTATCTGCAAGCATTTCCAATTTGAAGAGTCAATTGGAACAATATATTGCATTTAAGGGCAATTCTGGCTCCAGCAGGTTTATAGAGTATTGGGTTCCTGCCCAGCTTTCTAGTTTGCAGCTTGAGCAGTATTGTTCGATGCTGCTTTCAAACTCAATGTTATTATGCTCAGGCCAAAAGTATGACTCAGTTGACGCCCTCCGTGACCTTATTATTTCAACCAGGAAG TGCTGCAACCACCCTTTTCTTCTCAACCAGTCACTGAATAGTTTATTGATTAGAGGTCTACCTGTTGAAGAGCATTTAGATATTGGAATAAGAGCAAGTGGAAAACTGCAACTTCTTGaaaaaatcctttttgaagCTAAAACTCGTGAGCTAAGAGTGATAATAATATTTCAG TCTAGTGGTGGTTCTGGATCAATTGGagatattttggatgatgttcTCTGTCACAAATTTGGAAAAGATTGCTATGTACGATATGGTAGGGGTTACATTCCTTCAAAGAAACAAGCTGCTTTGGATACTTTTAATGATAGAGAAAGTGGcaaatttgttttcttgataGAGAGCCGTGCTTGTCTCCCTAGCGTTAAGCTCTCATCTGTAGATACTGTTATATTATTTGACAGTGACTGGGACCcgcaaaatgacctaaaatgcGTACAAAAGATGTCTATCAGCTCAAAGTTTAACGAGTTAACAGTTTTGAGATTGTACTCATACTTCACTGTTGAAGAAAGGGTTTTAATGCTTGCAAAAGAGGGTGTAGCTCTTGACAGCAATATGCAGTTAGTTAACCAGAGTAGTACTTATCACACCCTGCTAAAATGGGGTGCTTCCTATCTGTTTAGTAAGCTTGACGACTTTCACGGAAGTGACACCTCAGTGTCTGCTTCAGATATCTCTGATCAGTCAATTCTAAATGATGTAATCTGTGAATTATCATCCAAATTAGTTTGTGATAGGGATGGCAGTGATTGTCACGGACAGTCATTCTTATCAAGAGTACAACAGAATGGAGCGGAATATGCAAAGAGCATTTCATTGCTAGGAGAAAGagaaatgaagaaattgagCAATGAAACACATACTTTTTCCTGGAGTGATCACCTCAAAGGAAGGAATCCTCAATGGAAGTTTTTGCCTGTTTCGTCTCAAAGGATCAGAAAAACAGTTGAATATTTTCATCACATACCAGAAGGATCTGAATATGAAAATGATTCCATTATATGTAAGAGGAGGACAGAGTCCAAGGATAATGTTTATCCCACAAGAAAGAAAGTGTCCAAGGATAATGTAGATCCCGAGGAGAGGAAAGTCACCAAGGATAATGTTGACCCCAAAAGAAGGAAAGTGTCTGAGGATATTGTTGGTACAAAGAGGAAGGAATTGTCAAAGGGTGTTGCTGATCCTAAGACTAGGAAGTTGTCCAAGAATATTATTGATGATGCAGAGAGGAGGAAAGCGTCCAAGGAAGTTATTGATTCCAAGGGCAGGAAAGTGTCTGTGGATACTGTTGGttccaaatatttgaaaaaaaagtgGAAGAACAAGAAGAATGGACGGGCTAGTAAAAGGGAAAGGAAATTGAATG GAGCAGCTGTAATGAACAAACATATTCCAAAACAAAAGAAACTGCCTGACATGCCCAAGAACACCAAATTCTTGTCAAAGCCGGATATATCAGGTCTATGTGATGTTCTACACTTTTCG GAAAATGTCAAGGCTGTCGCTATGATGATTCTTGAGTATGTATTCAAACATTACGATGTTAATAATTGCCGGGAAGTTTCTACAGTGCAGGCATTTCAAATATCTGTG TGTTGGCTAGCAGCTTCTTTGTTGAaacacaagattgataaaaaacaTTCAGTTGACCTTGCAAAACGGCACTTGAATTTCAATTGCAAGGAGGAAGAAGCCTCCTATGTTTACAATGAACTGCAGAAGTATGAGAAGGATTTTTCAAGCTGTTTACAAAATGAACTTTGTGTTGAGAAAAGTAATATGAATGGCGGTTCAGACTCCTTGACACCCGAGCTGATTGATTTGGTAGAGGAGGAGAAGCAGAAGGGTTTTCAGCATCCTCATGTTTTAAATAGTATGAAATTTGCCTCAAATGAACCCGATCTTCCAAGAAAATCTCCCAAAACAGTGCTATTTTCACAAGACCAGATTTATACAGAAAATTTTCATAACGGACCTTTTATGGCTCATGAAAATTCTACATCTCAACAGACCCCTGGTAGTTTGCCTGTGGAAGCAGATGCTACTTCCAAGGAATCTGATGCAGATGAGAGAATGAATGCCATGTCCTCAGTAGCAGCCGAAGTTTCATCCCTCGAGCACCGGAATAAAAACCCCAATTCAAGTAATGATCTCAATGATGTCAACCCTGATACTTGTTCTTTGAAAAGACAGTGTCCCATTGTAAGTTCAGAGATTACACAATCTGATGGAAAAGTTTCTGAAGATCCTCAAACATTAATGATTGAAGTGATTGACATTGACAATTCTATGAATATGTCAACTCATCCTGCACAACTTCACAATGTTGAGATGGATGCTGTAACTTGTGATAGTACTGCTGTACCTGAGGTCAGATATCGGTTTGGTATAGGGAGTCCTGTACGCGGTGAGTCAACTACTTCAGAGTTTGCAGAGGTGCAACCATCAAACGCAAATTTGATGCCATTACTGCAG gttaaaattttaaattgtttctttttttgtgGCACTAGTGTCTGGCAAaacattttaaagtttaatgaGGTGCGAACTTGA